The following are from one region of the Chromobacterium phragmitis genome:
- a CDS encoding efflux RND transporter permease subunit: MFSQFFINRPIFASVISIILCLAGLASMRALPIEQYPQIVPAVVSVNASYPGATPEVIAETVAAPLEQQINGVENMLYVQSNSSSTGKLALNVYFKVGADPDQATIDVNNRVQAALKTLPEEVQRQGVTVRKRSTAVLSVISVNSPNGLYDRNYLANYSLLNIMDELKRIPGMGDVSMLGGTDYAMRIWLRPDRLAQLRLTPADVVQAVREQNAQFAAGKIGAQPAGREIGFTYTVNAKGRLATPEEFGDIIVRSEPDGAKIRLKDVARVEMGGNDYEVVGARNGKPTVGIVTYLQPNANALQVAQAVRDKMAELKKRFPSGVDYAIPYDTTDFIKVSIDKVVSTLLEATVLVFAIVYLFLQSFRATLIPCIAVPVSLIGTFAGMQLFGFSINLLTLFGMVLAIGIVVDDAIVVLENVERILRETGCSAKEAAIRAMREVSGPVVAIVLVLCAVFLPVAFIDGMTGVMYRQFAVTISISVILSGIVALTLTPALCALLLKPGHHEPARFFVWFNRLFERATARYAGGVDFINRRAALALALFAALLAATFLLFRAVPGSLVPDEDMGNMYVSAALPDAASLTRTIRVTQDFDQILLKHPDIANVTTFNGFDILSGAKLPNSATSFVTLKPWEQRQGQAHGSASVAAWANRQGDSVQSARMRAFTPAPIIGMSATGGLEAYLQDRDGAGPGKLGEATNRLLEAARKRPEFASVSTTLRADVPQKFLDLDREKAKALGVRVDEVFDAMSATFGQLYVNDFNQFGRTYKVQLQSEADFRARPDDIGDVHVRSEDGSMIPLTSLVTVKPSFGPELVDRFNIFGAAKILAQPAPGVSSGQAIAALEETAEQTLGKSFTLAWSGSAFQEKQAGNSGSLAFALGILMVFLILAAQYERWTLPLAVVTSVPFALFGALLAAFVAGKSNDVYFQIGLVTLIGLSAKNAILIVEFAVQKLEEGMDLMEAALQAARLRFRPIVMTSLAFILGCVPLVASSGAGAASRHSLGLPVIGGMLAATFIATFFIPLFFILIMKLGKQNKPQPNAEAGGNADA, encoded by the coding sequence ATGTTTTCCCAGTTCTTCATCAATCGTCCCATTTTCGCCAGCGTGATCTCCATCATCCTTTGCCTGGCCGGGCTCGCCTCGATGCGCGCGCTGCCGATCGAGCAATATCCGCAGATCGTGCCGGCGGTGGTGTCGGTCAACGCCAGCTATCCCGGCGCCACGCCGGAGGTGATAGCCGAAACGGTGGCCGCGCCGCTGGAGCAGCAGATCAACGGCGTGGAAAACATGCTGTATGTCCAGTCCAACTCATCCTCCACCGGCAAATTGGCGCTGAACGTCTACTTCAAGGTCGGCGCCGACCCCGACCAAGCCACCATCGACGTCAACAACCGCGTGCAGGCCGCCCTGAAAACGCTGCCGGAAGAGGTGCAGCGCCAGGGCGTGACCGTGCGCAAGCGTTCCACCGCGGTGCTGAGCGTGATATCGGTCAATTCGCCAAACGGGCTATACGACCGCAATTACCTGGCCAATTATTCGCTGCTCAACATCATGGACGAGCTCAAGCGCATCCCCGGCATGGGCGATGTCTCCATGCTGGGCGGCACGGACTACGCGATGCGGATCTGGCTGCGGCCGGACCGGCTGGCGCAATTGCGGCTGACGCCTGCCGACGTGGTCCAGGCGGTGCGCGAGCAGAACGCGCAATTCGCCGCCGGCAAGATAGGCGCGCAGCCCGCCGGCCGGGAAATCGGCTTCACTTATACCGTCAATGCCAAGGGACGGCTGGCCACGCCGGAGGAGTTCGGCGACATCATCGTGCGCTCCGAGCCTGACGGCGCCAAAATCCGCCTCAAGGACGTGGCGCGGGTCGAGATGGGGGGCAACGACTACGAAGTGGTGGGCGCCCGCAACGGCAAGCCGACTGTCGGCATCGTCACTTACCTGCAACCCAACGCCAACGCGCTGCAGGTGGCCCAGGCCGTGCGCGACAAAATGGCGGAACTGAAAAAACGCTTCCCCTCCGGCGTGGACTACGCCATTCCCTACGACACCACCGACTTCATCAAGGTCTCCATCGACAAGGTCGTCTCCACGCTGTTGGAGGCCACGGTGCTGGTCTTCGCCATCGTCTACCTGTTCCTGCAGAGTTTCCGCGCCACGCTGATTCCCTGCATCGCCGTGCCGGTGTCCCTGATAGGCACCTTCGCCGGCATGCAGCTGTTCGGCTTCTCCATCAATTTGCTGACGCTGTTCGGCATGGTGCTGGCCATCGGCATCGTGGTGGACGACGCCATCGTGGTGCTGGAAAACGTGGAGCGCATCCTGCGCGAGACCGGCTGCAGCGCCAAGGAAGCCGCCATCCGGGCGATGCGCGAAGTGTCGGGCCCGGTGGTGGCCATTGTGCTGGTCTTGTGCGCGGTGTTTCTGCCGGTGGCCTTCATCGACGGCATGACCGGCGTGATGTACCGCCAGTTCGCCGTCACCATTTCGATATCGGTCATCCTGTCCGGCATCGTGGCGCTGACGCTGACGCCCGCCTTGTGCGCGCTGCTGCTCAAGCCCGGACATCACGAGCCGGCGCGCTTCTTCGTCTGGTTCAACCGGCTGTTCGAACGCGCCACCGCCCGGTACGCGGGCGGCGTGGATTTCATCAATCGCAGGGCCGCGCTCGCCCTGGCGCTGTTCGCCGCGCTGCTGGCGGCCACCTTCCTGCTGTTCCGCGCCGTGCCGGGATCGCTGGTGCCGGACGAGGACATGGGCAATATGTACGTCAGCGCCGCGCTGCCGGACGCCGCGTCCCTGACCCGCACCATACGCGTCACCCAGGATTTCGACCAAATCCTGCTGAAGCACCCGGACATCGCCAACGTCACCACTTTCAACGGCTTTGACATCCTGTCCGGCGCCAAGCTGCCGAACAGCGCCACCAGCTTCGTCACCCTGAAGCCGTGGGAGCAGCGCCAAGGCCAGGCGCACGGCTCCGCCAGCGTGGCCGCCTGGGCCAACCGCCAAGGCGATTCGGTGCAGTCGGCCAGGATGCGCGCCTTCACGCCGGCCCCCATCATCGGCATGTCCGCTACCGGCGGACTGGAAGCCTACCTGCAGGACCGCGACGGGGCCGGGCCGGGCAAGCTCGGCGAGGCCACCAACCGCCTGCTGGAGGCAGCCAGAAAACGTCCGGAGTTCGCATCCGTGTCCACCACCCTGCGCGCCGACGTGCCGCAAAAATTCCTGGACCTGGACCGCGAAAAGGCCAAGGCGCTGGGCGTGCGCGTCGACGAAGTGTTCGACGCGATGTCGGCCACCTTCGGCCAGCTGTATGTGAACGACTTCAACCAGTTCGGCCGCACTTACAAAGTCCAGCTTCAATCGGAAGCCGACTTCCGGGCCCGCCCGGATGATATCGGCGATGTCCATGTGCGCTCGGAAGACGGCAGCATGATCCCGCTCACCAGCCTGGTCACGGTGAAGCCGAGCTTCGGTCCGGAACTGGTCGATCGCTTCAACATTTTCGGCGCAGCCAAAATCCTGGCCCAGCCCGCGCCCGGCGTCAGCTCCGGCCAGGCCATCGCCGCGCTGGAGGAAACGGCGGAGCAAACGCTGGGCAAGAGCTTCACGCTGGCCTGGAGCGGCAGCGCCTTTCAGGAGAAACAAGCCGGCAACAGCGGCAGCCTGGCCTTCGCCCTGGGCATCCTGATGGTGTTCCTGATCCTGGCGGCGCAGTATGAGCGCTGGACGTTGCCGTTGGCCGTGGTGACATCCGTGCCGTTCGCGCTGTTCGGCGCGCTGCTGGCTGCCTTCGTGGCCGGCAAAAGCAACGATGTCTATTTCCAGATCGGGCTAGTGACGCTGATCGGCCTGTCGGCCAAGAACGCGATTCTGATCGTCGAGTTCGCGGTGCAGAAGCTGGAAGAAGGCATGGACCTGATGGAGGCCGCGCTGCAGGCCGCCCGCCTGCGCTTCCGCCCCATCGTGATGACCTCGCTCGCCTTCATCCTGGGCTGCGTCCCCCTCGTCGCGTCTTCCGGCGCGGGGGCGGCCAGCCGGCATTCCCTGGGACTGCCGGTCATCGGCGGCATGCTGGCCGCCACCTTCATCGCCACCTTCTTCATCCCGCTGTTCTTCATCCTGATCATGAAGCTCGGCAAACAGAACAAGCCTCAGCCAAACGCCGAGGCCGGAGGAAACGCAGATGCTTAA
- a CDS encoding efflux RND transporter periplasmic adaptor subunit — protein MHHPMLHPRWLCWLLPLLAACAPTHQAAPSTPPAVTVQTLRAHDVPLRMELVGETAGYRDVQVRARVGGILLKRAYVEGQAVEKGQTLFKIDPAPYQAVLEQALGAQAESQAALDKAMADRNRIEPLFKENAVSRMDYDNALAAYRAARAVKQSADAKVKEAKLNLGYTRVDAPIAGMTSKQALSEGSLIRTDGDTPLTTITQLDPLYVNFAVSEQDQLNFERGLADGSIRAPKQKTRVRIRLADGSEYPLSGELNFHDNRVDPRTGTISRRAIFSNPEGKLLPGQFVRVLLDLGTRDNVITVPETAIIQSQTENLVLLVDKDSRVQSRPVTLGAQLGSERVVESGLAAGDKLIVDGLMKAQPGEKVQAVAAEKRK, from the coding sequence ATGCACCACCCAATGCTTCATCCTCGCTGGCTTTGCTGGCTCCTGCCGCTGCTGGCCGCATGCGCGCCCACGCATCAGGCCGCGCCTTCCACGCCCCCCGCCGTCACCGTGCAAACGCTGCGCGCCCACGATGTGCCGCTGCGCATGGAGCTGGTTGGCGAAACCGCCGGCTACCGCGACGTGCAAGTCCGCGCCCGCGTGGGCGGCATATTATTGAAACGCGCCTACGTGGAAGGCCAGGCAGTCGAAAAGGGCCAGACGCTTTTCAAGATCGACCCCGCCCCGTATCAGGCCGTGCTGGAACAGGCGCTCGGCGCCCAGGCGGAAAGCCAGGCCGCGCTGGACAAGGCGATGGCGGACCGGAATCGCATCGAGCCGCTGTTCAAGGAAAACGCCGTCTCGCGCATGGATTACGACAATGCCCTGGCCGCGTATCGCGCCGCGCGCGCCGTCAAGCAGTCCGCGGACGCGAAAGTCAAAGAAGCCAAGCTGAATCTGGGCTATACGCGGGTGGACGCCCCCATCGCCGGCATGACCAGCAAGCAGGCGCTGTCGGAAGGCAGCCTGATCCGCACCGACGGCGACACGCCGCTGACCACCATCACGCAGCTCGATCCGCTTTACGTCAACTTCGCCGTCTCCGAGCAAGATCAGCTCAATTTCGAGCGAGGCCTCGCCGACGGCAGCATCCGCGCGCCCAAACAAAAGACTCGCGTGCGCATCCGTCTGGCCGACGGCAGCGAATACCCGCTGAGCGGCGAGCTGAATTTCCACGACAACCGCGTCGACCCTCGCACCGGCACCATCAGCCGGCGCGCGATCTTCTCCAACCCAGAAGGCAAGCTGCTGCCGGGCCAGTTCGTCCGCGTGCTGCTGGACCTCGGCACCCGCGACAACGTCATCACCGTGCCGGAGACGGCCATCATTCAGTCCCAAACCGAAAACCTGGTCCTGCTGGTCGACAAGGACAGCCGCGTTCAATCGAGGCCGGTGACGCTGGGCGCCCAGCTCGGTTCGGAGCGCGTCGTGGAGTCCGGCCTGGCCGCCGGCGACAAATTGATCGTGGACGGCCTGATGAAGGCCCAGCCCGGCGAGAAGGTGCAAGCCGTCGCCGCCGAGAAAAGGAAATAA